The following DNA comes from Camelina sativa cultivar DH55 chromosome 14, Cs, whole genome shotgun sequence.
TTAggtaattaatttatattttatatctcttaACTCAAATAGAAGATTTAAAAATGTTTGTGTTCATATGGGGACCCCTTAACTGTAAAACCAGAGTCCATACGTTCATATTGGCCAATGGATGTCCACTTATATGATTCTCAGAACTATGGATACCCACTTAACTACGAATATCATTTAAATGTGCAATTGTAATAACCTAATTGGCCAAAAGATTTGAGGGATATGTTTCTAGACAAATTATGAATCTGTCAATGTATTCTTTAATTATTTAGGATAATGACAATCTGCAATAGGACACGCGTTGAGATACTACTGATGGATCATTTGATAATGAAAATCAAGAAAACGATTAAGGAGTCAATCTTTCACCATCTAATTAGAGATCCCATAACCAATCTCCTACTAGTTGATGACTTATAAGACTCGTTGTTAACTACCTTCAGAgatagttttggttttgtaaatcACTAGGCTAGCTTCGCCTAAATAAGATATGTTGATTCTTATCAGGGTTACTTCGTGGAGAATTGGTTGAGAATgctttggaaaaaataattttgttaggTGGGATGTACAGATCTTTGGAATTACGATATGTTTTAATTGACTTTTGAAAGTACTatactacaattttttttttttttttaatctctaaaTATGTATTCTTTTCTTGATTCATgttatcagaaagaaaaaaatcagattgGTTTCTATGGAGTTTTACTGGTATAGACATTAAGATAAAGAACATAAACTAGTCACAAGTTTGTCGGTAGATTCCTTTTATTGAAAGagcaaaaaacaaagattatcTATTGACAACGGAACATAAGCAGAGACGACATGAGATAATTAATGCTAATGTTGTATAATAATGCGCACTAAAAGGGAGAAGATGAAATGTTTGATCGTCACTATTATAGATAGAAGGTATAGGTTCCACCTTTTACAATGAGTACTTGAAGGATTATAAGAGCATATGGAATCTAAACAACATACTGCTAGTCTACTAGAGACATGCCCTAAGAGTTTTTAATTCCCATCGATTGGACCCAACTAGAAATTCTTAGGTTCTATATGCTACATTCCTTAGCCATTTCTATGACATAACCCGGATTTACTGCATTACATTATTCGtccatatatatttaaattcttagGTTCTATATATTCGTATTCTCTTACTCATCACATTTGTCATGTTATGTTTATCAGAGTCGAGTGCTCGAAAAAAGTTGAGCGATAAActgtttagacaaaaaaaagaaaactatttttGGAGTAAATTTTACCTGGTTTTAGAAAAACGTTTTAGACATTTCTATTAGGTTTAGTTTATTAGTACACGCCGAATTACCTTAGAACAATACCAACTGTCACATTCAGACTCGGCTGTCCACATATCCAATCGAAACTCGTGAAGTGTTAAGTTTCTATACGCTAATGCGTGAGTCATGCACTCCATGCATGCAGAGAAACagagtgttttttttggggtcaacaAACAAAGATATTTACAAAACACGTATTGAGAGATAACTTTGCGCGATCAGATGAGTTGTCATGTGACAACACCATTGGACGAGACATGGATTAGATGAATTCCAACTTCACTAGGGATGGTCAAAGTATTACAAGAAATCTTACTTTTTACCAGTTATTCTTATCCATCCAAAGATTGAAAGTGCGCATAAACATAAGTTTCATTTGAAAGCTTTTTTGACTATATCCACTCTAGCTCCCACAAACAAACacgagattttttttataggttatggaatcttttttttttcttttgttgtaaaTTAAGCACTTTGTTCGTTTGCAAATATATAGTTGAcaagaaaatacataaaaaattgaagctttaaaaaatatctatcaaccctaactattattttatcaacctatgatcaatatatatatatatatatatatattcgagtTTATCTAACTCTGTTATTGATATAGTTACTATAAGTATAACAGTAGTAAAAATATTGACAAGTTTATTTGGGTTATAACGGTATAGTAGTTGTACGTAGTGTTACTTTCACAATCCAAgcttagtgtatatatatacttactcTCAAGTCTTAATTGGGGCAAAAAAGTATAATTAGTTTTTGTAGATTCAGAGAAGAATCGTCGTTCCCCTCTCCTTCTCCGCATATCGTAATGACATGTTAGTTTCATTAACGCGTTTGTACGGAGCCCTGAGGTTGATTAAGACACTTCGTCGTCTTCAGTCTTTTTCCCTTTGTCGCAGCACACTGTCTGAAACTTATCGTTGTTGGgctttattgttttcttttaggcCCAACTTGTTTTGCTCTTCGAAGCCAagattacttcttttttttcctttcctcaGTTGAGAAAGACTCTGTCTCAGtgagagatttttgtttttgttccagTGTTATTATGTTTCGagaccaacaaaaaataaaacttttcgaCTTTTTTTCCAAAAGCAAACGACAGTAAGTAAAAAACGCCGTAAACAATTTCATCCAAAAAccaccaacaaaaacacaaaatctcagaaaaaaaaacactaatctctctctctcctcgaTGTCTGATCAGCAACTAGAAACAACGGAGATCAACTTCTGGGGAGAGACTTCAGAAGAAGACTACTTCAACCTCAAAGGCATCATCGGCTCCAAATCTTTCTTCACTTCTCCTCGAGGTCTCAACCTCTTCACTCGTTCATGGCTTCCCTCTTCCTCTTCGCCGCCACGTGGTCTCATCTTCATGGTCCATGGCTACGGCAATGACGTCAGCTGGACTTTCCAGTCCACTCCCATCTTTCTGGCTCAGATGGGTTTCGCTTGCTTCGCTCTCGACATCGAAGGTCATGGCAGATCTGACGGTGTCCGCGCCTATGTTCCTTCCGTAGATCTAGTCGTCGATGACATCATCTCGTTCTTCAATTCGATTAAGCAGAACCCTAAATATCATGGCTTACCTCGCTTTCTCTTTGGAGAATCAATGGGCGGAGCGATTTGTCTTTTGATCCATTTCGCTGATCCGTTAGGGTTCGATGGAGCGGTTCTTGTGGCTCCCATGTGTAAAATCTCTGACAAGGTGAGACCTAAATGGCCGATTGATCAGTTTCTGATTATGATCTCCAGATTCTTGCCGACTTGGGCGATTGTTCCGACGGAAGATCTGTTGGAGAAATCGATCAaagtggaagagaagaaaccgATTGCCAAGAGGAATCCGATGAGGTACGGTGAGAAACCGAGGTTAGGTACAGTAATGGAGCTGCTTAGGGTTACTGATTACTTAGGGAAGAAGCTAAAAGATGTGAGCATTCCCTTCATTGTTGTGCACGGAAGTGCAGATGTTGTCACTGATCCTGAAGTGAGCAGAGAGCTGTACGAAGATGCTAAGAGCAAAGACAAGACATTGAAGATCTACCAAGGGATGATGCATTCCATGTTGTTCGGTGAACCCGATGACAACATTGACATTGTTCGCAAGGATATTGTTAGTTGGTTGAATGATAGATGTGGTGGAGACAAAACCAATGTTTGATGGAACTCATTGTCATTGTTGCTGTAATGCTTGTATAGTCATATTTTATCATGAAACGGTATTTGGGTAAGTGACTAGACATTGATGTATAGATCAATCTCATTGTTCTTACAGAGTTTTCTTATAATGCTCAATTTCATTCTATATCCAAAGCAAAGCTACCTTATTTCTATTTCCATGTTTGCACAAACCTGAAGTTAGTTCAGAAGATCTCTTCTGCTAAAAAAGCAACGCAAACCCGGAAAACTCTATACTATATGTACCTGAGCTTGTCAGAAAAGATTCTCAAGTATCCGCCATGAACAGATAGTTCAAGTCCTCCACAGAGAGATGCGATTGCCGACTACccttttcatcttctccaaaTGCAGAAGCTACcatcattctcttcttttgctGTGGCAATTTAATGTTTGTGAGGATAACTTAGCTAGtagaaactaaaatttaaaaacataaaaacgttGCAGAAATGATGAACAGACCTGAAGGGCCAATATGCGGTCTTCAACTGTGTCTTTTACTGTGAACCGCACCACTTTTACTGATCGTGTCTGTCCAATACGGTGTGCTCTGTCAATTGCTTGATCTTCAGTGGTCGGGTTCCACCATAAGTCCAACATCAGAACATGACAAGCTGCCACCATGTTTAGCCCAAGACTAGCAGCTTTGAGAGACATTATCATTACAGAAACCTAATGTAAAAAAGCCAGTCATCAGTATATCTCTATTCTCATGTCTAAGACAAAAAGATGATCTTGAGCTGCATACCTCAGGGAGAGTATTAAAATCTTGTACTGCTGCATCTCGAGCTGCTACCGTCATTTTTCCATCAAACCTTCTATACTGAATACCCGAACTCTTAAGACAAGCTTCAAGCAGGTCCAGCATCTTTGTCCATTGGGTAAACACAATGGCTTTTTCTCCAACCACCTTAACCTGACTATCCACGCTACTCTTTGCTGGAGTTGCAGGTAAACTGGATGACTTGTCAAGCTTCTGATTATTCTCTCCATTTTCAGAGCTCTGATCATTCATTACAGTCTTCGGACTAGGTAGCCTGCTCAGTGATCGCAAGATATCTAGAGCAGCCTTGATTTTGGATGAACCACATGGAAAATTTTCAATACAAGGCTCCTCCCTCCCAACAGGATCTGAAGTGGTACGATCACATGGAGCATCAAGTTTATGCAAGCCAAGCATAGCATTTTCCAGTGTTTCTCTGGAAAATAATGATGAAATTTCAAGTCCGGCTTTGCAGTATGACAGTGGGCATTGATTATTATCGCGAGTAAGGAATTCGCAAATGCACTGTTTACAGAAAACGTGACCACAAATTGAAACAACAGCATCTCTGGGTGCACCCTATAAGTGAAGAAGGGACACAGAATAAGAAACTCATGGTGAACATAAAGTAACTTGATATCTAAATACGAGAGATAACAACTCAAGAATCCACAGCAGTGCCTTTGAGTTTAAAGTATTATTGAGGAGTCGAGAATCTTACATTGCAGATACTACAAATTGCTAGTGAAGCTTCTAAGCGATGTAGAAGAAAGGTTTGGTTATCATATGGAAGCTTCCTAGCCACTTCAGTTGAGGAAGTCCATGTCGTACTGGATACTAGAAGAGGGTGACCACAAGCTTGACGAAGACgcaacaacatcaacaatatATTTACATAGTTTTGCTTCACCGTTCCAGCATCTGCATATTCCTGACAATTCAATTACGTATAAACAAAGAATCAGCCTTCAGTATCATTATAGACAAAGTAGCACCCATGGGAGGTCATAAAATGTATGCGTATCCATGTTCTACATGTGTCCATAGCCATACCTTGAACTGATCACGAGAGTCGCACTCTAACTTTGAGTAGAAATGACGTTCTTCCTTGGTGAAGTCCACTCTCTTCAACTCAATGGACTTTGGAGGTAAAGAGATTACGGGTTTTCCATCAAGAAGTGTATCTAATGATTTTACTAGTTAAAACCCATAGAAAACTTTCATGAAACATCTACGGAAATTTAGCTTTATAATAAGAATTAAGAAGACTGACCTTTGGTTCGCCTAAGCATTATTTTCTTCAGGATACCCTGCAACGTTTGATATCCTTTCATCGGGTACCTACTGATGGGGTTCTTAATCGTTTCACAAAACGTTGGGTAGCTAGAATAAGGATCATACTTCAGGAATCTGAAGTAGCTGTAGAGGTCATCAATTGAATTCTGGATAGGAGTGCCAGACAAACACCACCTACGCTTAGCATGAAGGCCTGAACATGCCCTTGCAGCGtgggttttgtgattcttaATGCTCTGAACTTCATCTAGAACAACTCTAAACCATGAAACTTGCGCAAGAGGACCAGACATAAACACAACAGGTTCACAATCCATatgtttcctcttctttgtGCCCTTCTTTTGAGATTTTGGCGGATCCTTTTTGTTTNGGAATCTGAAGTAGCTGTAGAGGTCATCAACTGAATTCTGGATAGGAGTGCCAGACAAACACCACCTACGCTTAGCATGAAGGCCTGAACATGCCCTTGCAGCGtgggttttgtgattcttaATGCTCTGAACTTCATCTAGAACAACTCTAAACCATGAAACTTGCGCAAGAGGACCAGACATAAACACAACAGGTTCACAATCCATatgtttcctcttctttgtGCCCTTCTTTTGAGATTTTGGCGGATCCTTTTTGTTTGAGCCAAAACCAGCAGATTCGACTCCACCATCATGTATGCCACCCTTCTCATCAGCTTTATCAAGAGGCTGTTTCGGGACTTCCATGCTCACAAGGGAATATGTAGTGATGACAACATCATATTTAGTTAGCTCGTTAGGATCCTTTGTTCTGCTGCAACCATGGTATACAAGAACAGAGAGATTTGCTTCAAGAGTAACCTTCTTGCGTAATTCATCAGCCCATTGCCTCATCAGACTAGTGGGACAGACAATAAGAGTTCCGGCAACTGGCCTTCCGTTCATCTTGCATAAACTATCTTTGGCGACTTTTTTTTCACTGAAAACAGCTTGAGAGTGATCAAATGGATTGCTTCCTCTATTCTTTGAATCTTCTTCACATGGTAGAGAAGGTGTAGACCGTTCTGTCAATATAAGCGCTATGGTGGAAATTGTTTTTCCAAGTCCCTGCAAAAGAAGATAATTACACAAGAAAAATTAGTAAGATCAATGTTTGTTGTGTTGAATGTATTGTAACTGATAACATGATATAGATTACAACAGTAGAAATATAACCTGATCATCAGCAAGAATCCCCCCAAAACATGGGTTCCCGCTAGTCTCCTTTTGGGACATCCACGCCAATGCAATCCGCTATTCATGTGTAATGTATGGTTAAATTGGATCTACACTAAGTATATCAACTTGGAGAAACCATGTCAATTCATTTCCACAATTCAGGCCTAAATCATCTTAGTTAAGCAAAGAGAAGGACACTTAAGAATTAGACACGCAAAAAACTGAGTTCTACAGTTTGTCTTATAAACATCTACAGGGAATGTTACTACTTATCTAATAAAATACAAACCTGATGTCTAAGAAGCGAAACTGCCAAGACACCGTCAGGAGGTTTTGCTTCAGAAATAGGCTGAGAAAGATCCTGTTATTTCAAGCAATCGTTAGACCTaatgaaactgaaacaaaataaGGAGAAAGGGATAATACGGGATAAACTCATAAGAGGCAGTTTGGCATTATATCACACATGCAACCAACATCAGAAGACTTAAATAAATACCTCATGCACAGAACACAAGAACAGaactttaataataataataagctcCCGCATATCAAGAAAACTTCATAAAGGAACTGAGTATGTGTGTCTGGGCGAGAAAGgtataaaaaagaacaaacatggGACAATTGAGAAAAGGGCTTACACGCTTAAACACCACTAACCTGCATATCAGCATGAAGGATCATGTTTTCCTTGTTTGACTCAAACTTCAAGCCTCCACAATGATTAGAAGTTCGACTAACTGTAGAATGTTCTGAAGAAAACACTGGTGTCTGCACATCCAGATATTGGTGTAGATTAACAAATTCACCACAAGATTCTATTTTATGGATCTCAGAATCATCATCTCGATCGGGTATACGTTTAGATGGACTTTCAACTGTTCCAGAGCTGAAACTAGAAAGATTAAAGCCTGCCCTCCTAATATATTCATGGTCCTCGTCTCCTACCAGAATATCCAAATACTCAGTGCAAGATTTTACTGGGTCAGGTTCTGCTACGTTTTGCAAACAACCATCTGAATCAAAACAATTATAGAAGCTTCTGCCGTCAATAACTTGGCCAGGGAAAGAAGTCAGGGGTGCCATAAACGAGTATTCATCCCCGACATCTGTCTGATAGGAGGTTGCGCAATTAGAGCCACCAGACCATTGCAAAGTCGTTCCTTCAACTGTATGAGCATCATTACATATACTATAGTTCTCAGGAACTGAACTGTAAACCGTGTTCTCCAACTCAAGCTCTGGTTGAACCTTCACATGgacttctctcttctcctcaaAGCTGGTTGAACAATTATAAGGCTGCTCAAGCTCCTTATCAACTCCATGAACATCAAAACTGCTATATAGTTTGACACAAGCAGGGATAACTGGAGGAATGTTTTCACATTGGATGCTGAGTTCTCTTTCACTGCTTACATAAAGCCCAGAGTACCTCTCTGAAGTTCCATTATCTAGTCCTACACGTCTGTCAAAAACCATCCAGCTTGCATCATCTGACTGACACTCCCTAAATCCACTCTCCATTTTATTGACAAATTCTTCTTTTTGGGGAAGGAACTGGAATGTGTAACTAAGGGAGACTTCGGACAGGGATGCATCTATTGTATGGCCAGAAGAGGCACAATTATCAGCACAATCAGTAACATGACTGGAATCATGAGAGATATGAGACATCAGGGAGGAATTTTGCATAGCTCCAATTCCTGAGTCATTTCCAGATAAGGTATTGAAATAGGGAGTCATCATAGTGGGGCTGCAAGGCATACCTGCAATATGATGTAAAAATCAGTGAGAAAATCTCTCGATATTAGCTCCAAATGATAGGGAACATGAAAATTTAAAGAgaataaaacctaaaaacttcACAGAGAAGGTTCATACATTTGGAATCAATTGTCATGTCATCCAGGTTGGATACAGTGccatattcaaaattttcaggATAGTAGACCACATCGCCACCATAGTCATAGAAACAAGTCGCATCTGCTTCCAGTCCTCCATTCCCAGGGTCAGAAAATGAACTTGGTTCTGGTATTACACTTTGCGAGGCTCCAGGACCATACATATCCCGGTAAGGAAACCAATCAGTGGCCTGAGATCCTAAgcaagaaacatatataatcaaaaaaatcaaaacactgAACTTAATTCCACACTTCAATATTCAAAGTTTTTacagagaaattaaaagaaataaacaaaagagtACTCCTCACTACGTCTACTAACCACTTTGCATCATCAGCGTGTTCCTAAGCTCACCAGACTCTACAACAGATGAACCAACCGGAGTCACCAATTCTTCACTAACCTGGAAGTAATAACTCAAAAATTTAAGTCTCCATCACTATAATCGAGAAATTAAGTAAGCATTTGAACCACATAGACTTAACCGAACCATACCTCAACAGAAGTAGGATCCTCGTCGAGAATCCGATAAATCGATTCAATGTCAACCATAAGATCCTCGTCTTCGGCTCCAAATCCAAAGCCTGTAGAAGAATCATCCTCTAACAGCGACGAATCACGAGGCTGGAACACAGAATCCTTCTCACTCATCACGAACCCAAACCCTAAGGCTGTAAAAAtcgaaacaaaaacctaaatccACCAAAATCCAACACTCAGAGAAGAGATTTTTTTCTCCCGGAAAGCTTTAGTCAAACACGAAATCGCCGACACGCGAACACAGAGAGACTTGCGATTTCGAAGgggagggaaaaaaaaaaaaaaactagcgaGTATAGGTTTAGAAAACGATGAATTTTTAGTCAGAAGAAGGTTCTAGAGTAGTTAgggaggaggatgatgatccACGCGACTTTTATAGTGCCGGTGGTGAggttcctttgtttttttttcctttcttttttctctccgGAATGGAGAAAAGGTAAGCGAAAGAGACGCAGATTTAAAATAAGAAACGGTCGAAGAAGTtggcttctttcttttttcttttgtttgattgttactATTGGTGGTGGTCAttgtttattagtattattaatcaTGAGCCGACATTTGATTAATGTTTTCTACTAACCAATCAAAGTAATTTGCtgacttcaaaaacaaaaaaaaaagtaaattgcTTATGAAAAAAGCATTGATCATACAGTATTTCTTAACGTTTTCTATACtcatatcttgtttttttcctaatcttCTACACGCCTGCACACCATTAATGTTTGTTTACAGGTTTGACCAAAAAGTTTAGATAAATTAACCTCTTTTGTCAAAACAGTAAAGTGGGTTTAGTTTTCCTTATTATTGTATCAATTAATAAATGAGTAGATTTTTTCTCTAAACATATCTGAAAGTTTTAACCATCTGTTTCCTACTTGTTGGAAATTAATACTTAAACGGCTAAACCAATCTTATTAGTATTTAAACCGCTCGGTAAATTATGGTTCGACCAAAACCCggtttatttatgtatataaataagaGATGATTGAAATTT
Coding sequences within:
- the LOC104739743 gene encoding caffeoylshikimate esterase-like; protein product: MSDQQLETTEINFWGETSEEDYFNLKGIIGSKSFFTSPRGLNLFTRSWLPSSSSPPRGLIFMVHGYGNDVSWTFQSTPIFLAQMGFACFALDIEGHGRSDGVRAYVPSVDLVVDDIISFFNSIKQNPKYHGLPRFLFGESMGGAICLLIHFADPLGFDGAVLVAPMCKISDKVRPKWPIDQFLIMISRFLPTWAIVPTEDLLEKSIKVEEKKPIAKRNPMRYGEKPRLGTVMELLRVTDYLGKKLKDVSIPFIVVHGSADVVTDPEVSRELYEDAKSKDKTLKIYQGMMHSMLFGEPDDNIDIVRKDIVSWLNDRCGGDKTNV
- the LOC104739742 gene encoding helicase-like transcription factor CHR28 isoform X2, which gives rise to MSEKDSVFQPRDSSLLEDDSSTGFGFGAEDEDLMVDIESIYRILDEDPTSVEVSEELVTPVGSSVVESGELRNTLMMQSGSQATDWFPYRDMYGPGASQSVIPEPSSFSDPGNGGLEADATCFYDYGGDVVYYPENFEYGTVSNLDDMTIDSKCMPCSPTMMTPYFNTLSGNDSGIGAMQNSSLMSHISHDSSHVTDCADNCASSGHTIDASLSEVSLSYTFQFLPQKEEFVNKMESGFRECQSDDASWMVFDRRVGLDNGTSERYSGLYVSSERELSIQCENIPPVIPACVKLYSSFDVHGVDKELEQPYNCSTSFEEKREVHVKVQPELELENTVYSSVPENYSICNDAHTVEGTTLQWSGGSNCATSYQTDVGDEYSFMAPLTSFPGQVIDGRSFYNCFDSDGCLQNVAEPDPVKSCTEYLDILVGDEDHEYIRRAGFNLSSFSSGTVESPSKRIPDRDDDSEIHKIESCGEFVNLHQYLDVQTPVFSSEHSTVSRTSNHCGGLKFESNKENMILHADMQDLSQPISEAKPPDGVLAVSLLRHQRIALAWMSQKETSGNPCFGGILADDQGLGKTISTIALILTERSTPSLPCEEDSKNRGSNPFDHSQAVFSEKKVAKDSLCKMNGRPVAGTLIVCPTSLMRQWADELRKKVTLEANLSVLVYHGCSRTKDPNELTKYDVVITTYSLVSMEKRKHMDCEPVVFMSGPLAQVSWFRVVLDEVQSIKNHKTHAARACSGLHAKRRWCLSGTPIQNSIDDLYSYFRFLKYDPYSSYPTFCETIKNPISRYPMKGYQTLQGILKKIMLRRTKDTLLDGKPVISLPPKSIELKRVDFTKEERHFYSKLECDSRDQFKEYADAGTVKQNYVNILLMLLRLRQACGHPLLVSSTTWTSSTEVARKLPYDNQTFLLHRLEASLAICSICNGAPRDAVVSICGHVFCKQCICEFLTRDNNQCPLSYCKAGLEISSLFSRETLENAMLGLHKLDAPCDRTTSDPVGREEPCIENFPCGSSKIKAALDILRSLSRLPSPKTVMNDQSSENGENNQKLDKSSSLPATPAKSSVDSQVKVVGEKAIVFTQWTKMLDLLEACLKSSGIQYRRFDGKMTVAARDAAVQDFNTLPEVSVMIMSLKAASLGLNMVAACHVLMLDLWWNPTTEDQAIDRAHRIGQTRSVKVVRFTVKDTVEDRILALQQKKRMMVASAFGEDEKGSRQSHLSVEDLNYLFMADT
- the LOC104739742 gene encoding helicase-like transcription factor CHR28 isoform X1, yielding MSEKDSVFQPRDSSLLEDDSSTGFGFGAEDEDLMVDIESIYRILDEDPTSVEVSEELVTPVGSSVVESGELRNTLMMQSGSQATDWFPYRDMYGPGASQSVIPEPSSFSDPGNGGLEADATCFYDYGGDVVYYPENFEYGTVSNLDDMTIDSKCMPCSPTMMTPYFNTLSGNDSGIGAMQNSSLMSHISHDSSHVTDCADNCASSGHTIDASLSEVSLSYTFQFLPQKEEFVNKMESGFRECQSDDASWMVFDRRVGLDNGTSERYSGLYVSSERELSIQCENIPPVIPACVKLYSSFDVHGVDKELEQPYNCSTSFEEKREVHVKVQPELELENTVYSSVPENYSICNDAHTVEGTTLQWSGGSNCATSYQTDVGDEYSFMAPLTSFPGQVIDGRSFYNCFDSDGCLQNVAEPDPVKSCTEYLDILVGDEDHEYIRRAGFNLSSFSSGTVESPSKRIPDRDDDSEIHKIESCGEFVNLHQYLDVQTPVFSSEHSTVSRTSNHCGGLKFESNKENMILHADMQDLSQPISEAKPPDGVLAVSLLRHQRIALAWMSQKETSGNPCFGGILADDQGLGKTISTIALILTERSTPSLPCEEDSKNRGSNPFDHSQAVFSEKKVAKDSLCKMNGRPVAGTLIVCPTSLMRQWADELRKKVTLEANLSVLVYHGCSRTKDPNELTKYDVVITTYSLVSMEVPKQPLDKADEKGGIHDGGVESAGFGSNKKDPPKSQKKGTKKRKHMDCEPVVFMSGPLAQVSWFRVVLDEVQSIKNHKTHAARACSGLHAKRRWCLSGTPIQNSIDDLYSYFRFLKYDPYSSYPTFCETIKNPISRYPMKGYQTLQGILKKIMLRRTKDTLLDGKPVISLPPKSIELKRVDFTKEERHFYSKLECDSRDQFKEYADAGTVKQNYVNILLMLLRLRQACGHPLLVSSTTWTSSTEVARKLPYDNQTFLLHRLEASLAICSICNGAPRDAVVSICGHVFCKQCICEFLTRDNNQCPLSYCKAGLEISSLFSRETLENAMLGLHKLDAPCDRTTSDPVGREEPCIENFPCGSSKIKAALDILRSLSRLPSPKTVMNDQSSENGENNQKLDKSSSLPATPAKSSVDSQVKVVGEKAIVFTQWTKMLDLLEACLKSSGIQYRRFDGKMTVAARDAAVQDFNTLPEVSVMIMSLKAASLGLNMVAACHVLMLDLWWNPTTEDQAIDRAHRIGQTRSVKVVRFTVKDTVEDRILALQQKKRMMVASAFGEDEKGSRQSHLSVEDLNYLFMADT